The following are encoded together in the Saliniramus fredricksonii genome:
- the ftrA gene encoding transcriptional regulator FtrA, whose translation MHAPVRRGGKQGPSCRRGAAPSVCILAYDGLCTFEFGIAVEVFGLPRPEFDKWYRFAVVAGEPGPLQAMGGIRVDAPYDPDKIKTADLIVIPGWRSADAPVPHALCSALRHAHSAGARIATICSGVFVAAACGLLDNRCVTTHWRYLDTLRTLYPGINVDGDVLYIDEGDVLTSAGSAAGLDLCLHIVRRDFGVEAANSVARRLVLPAHREGGQKQFVPRPVARNRGHRLNAVLDRIRTQLDEAWPVARMADEAGMSTRTLMRRMREATGRTPQNWLAAERVAHAVSLLEGGNADLQDVAGACGFNSVESLRHHFRIIKGRPPTWYRAHFSCMENRGPFETNPVSRATRR comes from the coding sequence GTGCACGCACCTGTCCGACGCGGCGGAAAGCAGGGGCCATCCTGCCGCCGGGGGGCGGCGCCGTCCGTCTGCATTCTTGCTTATGACGGCCTGTGCACCTTCGAATTCGGCATCGCCGTCGAGGTCTTCGGCCTGCCGCGTCCCGAATTCGACAAATGGTACCGTTTCGCCGTCGTCGCCGGCGAACCGGGGCCTTTACAGGCAATGGGTGGCATCAGGGTCGATGCGCCCTACGACCCCGACAAAATCAAGACAGCAGACCTGATCGTCATTCCCGGCTGGCGAAGCGCTGATGCACCCGTGCCGCATGCCCTGTGCAGCGCCTTGCGGCATGCGCATTCCGCCGGCGCCCGGATCGCCACCATCTGCTCCGGTGTGTTTGTCGCCGCTGCCTGCGGGTTGCTCGACAACCGCTGCGTCACAACCCATTGGCGTTATTTGGATACATTGAGAACACTCTACCCGGGCATCAACGTTGATGGTGACGTGCTGTATATCGACGAAGGTGACGTTCTCACGTCGGCGGGTTCGGCGGCGGGGCTTGACCTGTGCCTGCACATCGTCCGCCGGGATTTCGGCGTCGAAGCCGCAAACAGTGTCGCTCGTCGTCTCGTTCTGCCGGCGCATCGGGAGGGTGGGCAGAAGCAATTCGTCCCCCGCCCCGTAGCACGCAATCGCGGCCACCGCCTCAACGCGGTGCTCGATCGTATTCGCACCCAGCTCGACGAAGCGTGGCCGGTTGCGCGGATGGCCGACGAGGCAGGCATGAGCACGCGCACATTAATGCGACGGATGAGGGAAGCAACCGGCCGGACGCCGCAGAACTGGCTCGCCGCAGAGCGCGTCGCCCACGCTGTCTCCCTGCTGGAAGGCGGAAATGCCGATCTGCAGGATGTCGCTGGCGCATGTGGCTTCAACAGCGTCGAAAGCCTGCGACACCATTTCCGCATCATCAAGGGGCGTCCGCCCACATGGTACAGAGCGCATTTCTCGTGCATGGAGAACAGGGGACCCTTCGAAACAAACCCGGTGTCGCGCGCCACTAGGCGTTGA
- a CDS encoding rhodanese-like domain-containing protein, with product MSNNVTRIPAASSHDAEAHFSKRLSLETDCWDVHDALSRGATDFVVLDVRGRNAYETAHVPGSVSLPHAEITEERLSIWPPETLFVVYCAGPHCNGANKAAVRLAQLGRPVKEMIGGVTGWTDEGFDFAHGSEPGAVAA from the coding sequence ATGTCAAACAATGTTACCCGGATTCCAGCCGCATCGTCTCATGATGCCGAGGCTCATTTTTCGAAGCGCCTGTCGCTGGAGACGGATTGCTGGGACGTGCATGATGCGCTGTCGCGCGGCGCGACGGATTTCGTCGTGCTTGATGTACGTGGCCGGAACGCTTACGAAACGGCTCATGTCCCGGGGTCGGTATCGCTGCCGCATGCAGAGATCACGGAAGAGCGTTTGTCGATCTGGCCACCCGAAACTCTCTTCGTCGTCTATTGTGCCGGGCCGCATTGCAACGGCGCGAACAAGGCAGCGGTGCGTCTGGCGCAACTCGGTCGTCCGGTCAAGGAAATGATCGGTGGCGTTACCGGATGGACGGATGAAGGCTTCGATTTTGCGCATGGCAGCGAGCCTGGCGCCGTAGCTGCCTGA
- a CDS encoding IS110 family transposase, which produces MDNISIIGLDLAKRVFQAHGARADGSVGFRKKLGRSQVLGFFAKQPRCIVAMEACATAHEWGRAIGELGHEVRLIPPIYVKPFVKRQKNDAADAEAIAEAAGRPTMRFVAVKSEAQQAKAMAFRTRDLLVKQRTQLINALRGHLAEHGLIAPQGPAHVKVLADALEAAGSRLETLVIELGRLYLEQIELLSGRIADLDKVLKREAAREEDTARLMTMPGVGPLTAMAVQTFAPPMETFRRGRDFAAWTGLVPVQRSTGGKQILGRTSKMGQRDIRRLLIIGAMSVVRWAVRKGAPEGSWLARMLARKPRMVVAIALANKMARGIWAMSTRGENFRGPVAAV; this is translated from the coding sequence ATGGACAACATTAGCATCATCGGCCTTGACCTCGCAAAGCGGGTCTTCCAGGCGCACGGCGCGCGAGCGGACGGTAGCGTCGGCTTCCGCAAGAAGCTGGGTCGCTCGCAGGTTCTCGGCTTCTTTGCCAAGCAGCCGCGCTGCATCGTTGCTATGGAAGCGTGTGCGACGGCCCACGAGTGGGGCCGCGCGATCGGCGAGCTCGGTCACGAGGTCCGCCTGATCCCGCCGATCTACGTCAAGCCGTTCGTCAAGCGGCAGAAGAACGACGCGGCCGACGCAGAGGCGATAGCCGAGGCGGCGGGTCGCCCGACCATGCGCTTCGTCGCGGTCAAATCCGAGGCGCAGCAGGCGAAGGCGATGGCTTTCCGGACGCGGGACCTCCTCGTCAAGCAGCGCACGCAGCTCATCAACGCACTGCGGGGCCACCTCGCCGAGCACGGCCTCATAGCGCCGCAGGGGCCGGCTCATGTCAAGGTGCTGGCGGACGCGCTGGAGGCAGCCGGCTCGCGTCTCGAGACGCTCGTGATCGAGCTGGGGCGCCTCTATCTCGAGCAGATCGAACTGCTCTCCGGCAGGATCGCGGATCTCGACAAGGTGCTGAAGCGCGAAGCGGCGCGGGAAGAAGACACCGCACGACTGATGACCATGCCTGGCGTGGGCCCGCTGACTGCGATGGCGGTCCAGACCTTCGCCCCGCCGATGGAGACGTTCAGGCGTGGACGCGACTTCGCAGCCTGGACGGGGCTCGTCCCTGTCCAGCGATCGACCGGTGGGAAGCAGATCCTCGGACGAACGTCCAAGATGGGGCAGCGCGACATACGGCGTCTCCTGATCATCGGCGCGATGTCGGTGGTCCGCTGGGCCGTCAGGAAGGGCGCGCCGGAAGGCAGTTGGCTCGCACGCATGCTGGCCCGCAAGCCACGCATGGTCGTCGCCATCGCGCTGGCCAATAAGATGGCGCGCGGGATCTGGGCGATGTCGACGCGGGGAGAGAACTTCAGGGGTCCGGTCGCCGCGGTCTGA
- a CDS encoding transposase — MDVLLDGSSGRVSRLEVIEGASGRRQRTREERARIAAESLLPGVRVSDIARKYDATRWQIYTWRKRLRKGELVLPESAASLPFFAQLVAEEGGSHIGQPQGPPIEEAGESGMTEIVLGDAMIRVGGHVDEAQLTRIIRAVRAAAP; from the coding sequence ATGGACGTCCTTTTGGACGGCTCTTCCGGGCGTGTGTCGCGCCTGGAGGTGATCGAGGGTGCGAGCGGACGGCGGCAACGCACGCGTGAGGAGCGGGCACGCATTGCGGCGGAGAGCCTGTTGCCGGGTGTCCGGGTCAGCGATATCGCCCGCAAATATGATGCGACCCGTTGGCAGATCTATACGTGGCGCAAGCGGCTGCGCAAAGGCGAGCTGGTGCTGCCCGAGAGTGCTGCATCCCTGCCGTTCTTCGCGCAGCTGGTTGCCGAGGAGGGCGGCTCGCATATCGGTCAACCGCAAGGGCCCCCGATTGAGGAGGCCGGCGAATCCGGCATGACGGAGATCGTGCTCGGCGATGCCATGATCCGTGTGGGCGGCCATGTGGATGAAGCTCAGCTGACGCGGATCATCCGTGCCGTGCGGGCAGCGGCGCCATGA
- the tnpB gene encoding IS66 family insertion sequence element accessory protein TnpB (TnpB, as the term is used for proteins encoded by IS66 family insertion elements, is considered an accessory protein, since TnpC, encoded by a neighboring gene, is a DDE family transposase.), whose amino-acid sequence MIIGQGGSVRVSVATRPVDFRKGIDGLALAVQEMLGHDPFCGAIFVFRAKRADRIKLLVWDQTGMVLVHKRLEGGKFVWPRVHDGVMKMSAAQLSALFEGLDWRLVRPQRTRRPACAG is encoded by the coding sequence ATGATCATCGGACAAGGCGGGTCGGTCCGGGTCTCCGTGGCGACGCGTCCCGTCGACTTCCGCAAGGGGATCGATGGTCTGGCCCTCGCGGTGCAGGAGATGCTGGGGCATGATCCGTTCTGCGGGGCGATCTTCGTGTTCAGGGCCAAACGTGCGGATCGGATCAAATTACTGGTCTGGGATCAGACCGGCATGGTTCTGGTTCACAAGCGTCTCGAAGGCGGCAAGTTCGTCTGGCCGCGGGTGCATGACGGGGTGATGAAGATGTCCGCGGCGCAGCTTTCGGCCCTGTTCGAGGGTCTGGACTGGCGGCTTGTCAGGCCGCAGCGCACGCGCCGCCCGGCCTGTGCGGGATAG